AAGTCAGCTCAATTCGTAAATGCAAATCAGCATGAGTATGATTTCAATGTACACGCCATCGCATCACAAACGAGCGCGTGCGGAAATCTCGTGCACGGTCTTTCCTCACTGATATGAGTAGAGAGATGACGATGACGAATAGTGTTCACcttcgttcgattaatttcaTTCAAGATCCAAATTTAATCGCCATTTTCGAGCGTTCTACCGAACGGAATTAGATGAAAGTAGGTTCTATCGATTTGTCGGATTATCTAGATTGAAACGGGATATAAATTTAGTTGGGTTATCTAAGAAACATCCTGATGAtcgaattttaatatttttaaagaaTGTATCGATAACGGGTACCTTCAGGATATCTAGCGTcgaacaattttcaaaaattgtgccgttttcaatgagaaaattggatTTGAAATCGAATTTGAATGACTTCCCATCGCTATCGCGAGTTCCCCCGCTGTATGCATATCAACATCAGCTGTGTTcggtttgttttgtttcgtttcTCTTTACGCGATCCAGTCTGTCTGGGACACGCGCATGGCGGTTTTATTTTGTTGTCACTAAatacattacaaaaaaaaaactgtgttttttgttaatacaattatttttttttaatgtccaCCAAAGTTTGTCTCACATTTTTTCCCATCAATTTAGTTTTATGCATAGTTAAATCATTATAccaaatatatttaaatttatataaatcAAAAGCTATGCAGTCGGAGAATGTAATACAATTTGTTTGATCGAATTTGGACCATTGCAAAGCACTTAAAAACGACGATAAAAATAAGTTTAAATGACTTGTAAAAAGCCGCCCCAATGTTTTTcttcgattttgttttcatcGCAGTGGCGTTGCGGCCacttgctctctctctctctcttctcaaTATACAAACACATGTGATCTTGAAAGCATGTGCCGGTCGTCTAGTAGTGGAGACGCTTACAAATACATCATGTTTATCTCGCGCAACACATCCACGGAATCGAACAGCTTGAAATGTTGCTTCCGTTGGatattcattcataaaatgAGAAACAGaatctgtcaaaaaaaaaaaaaaatgatttcaaatGTATGGGTTTCGGCTTTGCGTCGGACGCCATTTCTTTATTTTGATATATTTGGTTCAATTACGTCTATCCGAAATACCTTTGAGTTTCGCGTAAAAATCAGCATGGTAAATTTTATTATTGTTATATTTAAAGACTCTGATTGACGGTTTTAACATTCCAATCAGAGACAACCATTGCATCATATAGATGTGCCATTCGAGAAGGCAACATTCGGAATGGGTTGTTATTGGGCATGCGATTCTTTGTTTGGGGCCACCAAGGGAGTTTTACGGACACGAGTTGGTTACGCCGGTGGAACCACTGGTGCTCCagtgaataaaaatatgtaAGTTCGATCAATACATATGTAAACGGCTGATACTTGCTTGCATTCCAGAGGAAACCATGTCGAAGTCATAGAGATAGACTATGATCCTACGCAGATCACTTACGCGGTTTTGCTCGAACTGTTTTGGAAGAACCATGAATATCGGGTGTCTGCGCGCTTAAAGCGGGAGTACATGACCATGATAATGTACCACAACGCCGAGCAGCGTCGTTTGGCTGAGGCGTCTATGCTCGATCAGCAGTCCAAAGAAAAAGATGATGCAGTTGCAACTGAGATTGTTCCAGTCGGAATATTTTATCCCGCTGAAAAGtatacattattttagttgacaATTTTCTcgaatattaaaatatttttcctcTAATCTTCAAGCCATAATCAGAAGTACCGTCTGCTAGGACATGTCGATCTTGCCAAAGATCTAAATCTGACACCTGAGTTGCTTCAAACTTCGCACGTGGCAGCCCGATTGAATGGATATTTGGTGGGCGTTGGAGGCATGGAACAGTTTGAATCGGAATCTGAACAGTTGGGCCTTTCGGATGAGCAAATACAATATGTGAAGAACTGTATTATGCAGAATGAAGGTGGGAGCTTAATATGCTGATGTTgtaaatcaacttttttttgtaatacaATTATAAACGAACACATGCAGTGAAATTGTTTGATTAAACAGTATTTCTGCAGCATCGATTTTGTTCTGAAAGCATTCTATGTCATGAATGCGCTATGAACTTTATTTTTAACTTATTAACTGATTTTCTATGAACTTGTTGCAGCCAAGCTGGTCATGGAAGAGGTCGAGGAACTTTAAAAAACTGAACATTTTGAATGAAAGTTATAACAAATTATCAGATCCTCAAAATTTGGGTTGCGATTTGATTCATCTCGGAAGCATTTCTGTATCCTGAGATTCCACGAGATTCGAGCATACTCCCAAATAGAAGCATGTGCTCTAGGTGATGCTGCAAATATTTTACTATACCAATACTAGTTCTCGTCAGTATTGCCCAGTGGAGGGGAGCTTTGCATGCAAGTACTAACTTATGTGCAATTAGATCAACAGTTACTTTCAAGTTTGGACATAAACGAACTGAGACATTATCGAGATTTTTCTGTGGTTTTAGCTTGTTATGGGGGAAGAGATGATAAAATGAACACACTAACGATTATACCCTTTTACTGTGttcacataccgctacaatcccagttttttcgaagaatattctaGCCTAACCAGgtgtcaaaaaagaattagactacttttggaaagagccaaaatttttttcttgattttttacaaaaaattataactcaattcattaaattctctaaaaatattatatgaatagcccttacaatttccgaCAAGTTGTTCATacttcggaagatgggcacttttacagggaaaaagtttttctaacaagaaCTTTTTCATGCTTCTTTGAAAAAGTTCCAActaatactaatttttttctaaagtcAAGATAGTAATATAGTGTATTCATGTTAAACGCGAGACTCCTGAGACTTCTGAGactagttggcatgaaattcgtctattgccagataccttttggaatttaaaaaaattgaaatagtaCTCCAAGCGTAGCGAAGAAAAAGAGTTAAATATTTGGCTCCGGTCAAACAGTCACCCCTATTATGTATTTCGAtcaattcgaaatatttcgaacgacttgataaaattcgattcagttgtttttgcatttcgttcgatctgtttatcttcgaacattaaatgagcaaaacgttcgaaacaggggatgcgaaattataactcgaacgaaataacgatttcgaacgaaatggaaatccgtcggaatacagaatagggctaagtgtatgagcaccctaactTAATTAAATCATGCGAATGTCAAATAATGTCGAAATGTACTAAATTTCTTCTATACCTTTATATTTTCAAGTCATTACTGAGGGTGAAATCATACTTTATCGTCAAAACATTAATAGTCATAGTcaagaaacaaagaaacaaaaaaaaattgcacaaaagTACATACTCAATGAAAATCACTTATTTTACAACCATTATGTAGCTCCTAACTTGCTTATTCGTACTTTTCTGGCTGATCAAAATTAATTTTGCTTAAGCGCAGAATAAAATCCAACAAAAGCATTTGTATTTTTATCTCGTTTGGATCGTCAGTTACATGGAATCCGGGAACTCCCGCCTCCTCCAGCGCTTTTTGTTGGTCTTTGACATTGTGATCCAAGTGCAACACTAGCTCCATGGTCGTTTTTTCCATATTCATGTCGTGCTTGATCTTCATCAGGCTCAAAATATGCTCCAGTTCTTCGGGATCCTTGATCTTTGACTCCCACTGTACTATTTCCACTGAAAACAAGTTGATTGTAGTTGACTTCGGAGCTCATTCGCAAAGGAATGTTCCTAACATACATTGGTGATCGTGTTGTGCCTTTTTCCTGATTTGCATCAGATGAATCTCGGTCTCATGTTGAGTATTTATGAGCTGTTCCACTAGATCGAAGATTGGATTATTCTGCAAACAATTGGCTAATCTTGCTAGCAATTCGTGTGAAATTTGTAGTTGGTATTGCCTGGCGGATGATTAgatgtagaaaaaaaacattttccttTCAGCGTGATACTTACTCTGGTAAATTTTGGTGCATTTTCTGAAGCTCTTTTTGTACAAAATATAATTCCCATTGAGAAAAGTTCTGGTATATTTCTTCCAATGACACTGAACTTATCTGGTTTTTGGTATGGAAATTCTGTGACAAAACCACATAAGAATCGGTGTCCTGTTGTATTTCTGTATTATCAACATTGTAGTGCTCCATATGAAAAATTTTGATGATCAAGGAAGAACGATTTATTTGTGGCGCCAACAATGGTTTGTATAGCAACTGCTTTGTTTCGTTTCAAAAGATCGTTCGATCGAGTTGCCATAAAAATGGTCACATTCATTTTAACGTTTTGGATTTGCacgaaaattctgtttttggcTTCCATG
The Toxorhynchites rutilus septentrionalis strain SRP chromosome 2, ASM2978413v1, whole genome shotgun sequence genome window above contains:
- the LOC129769860 gene encoding gonadal protein gdl-like, with the translated sequence MEHYNVDNTEIQQDTDSYVVLSQNFHTKNQISSVSLEEIYQNFSQWELYFVQKELQKMHQNLPEQYQLQISHELLARLANCLQNNPIFDLVEQLINTQHETEIHLMQIRKKAQHDHQLEIVQWESKIKDPEELEHILSLMKIKHDMNMEKTTMELVLHLDHNVKDQQKALEEAGVPGFHVTDDPNEIKIQMLLLDFILRLSKINFDQPEKYE
- the LOC129769235 gene encoding peptide methionine sulfoxide reductase-like, encoding MRQPLHHIDVPFEKATFGMGCYWACDSLFGATKGVLRTRVGYAGGTTGAPVNKNIGNHVEVIEIDYDPTQITYAVLLELFWKNHEYRVSARLKREYMTMIMYHNAEQRRLAEASMLDQQSKEKDDAVATEIVPVGIFYPAENHNQKYRLLGHVDLAKDLNLTPELLQTSHVAARLNGYLVGVGGMEQFESESEQLGLSDEQIQYVKNCIMQNEGGSLIC